The following are from one region of the SAR324 cluster bacterium genome:
- a CDS encoding alanine racemase, giving the protein MQLNHYDTPCLWVDLDIMESNIQHLARYFKSRGLEWRPHTKGIKIPEIAKLAINAGAFGVTCAKLSEAELMTAAGVKNILIANQVVGEQKIKRLCQLSRINEIIVAVDHLETVQLMNQIAEKFAVTLNVLLEINTGMNRAGLDPGQPVLDFYQAICDLKFIRNRGLMAWEGHTTTIADPDEKVRSISASMEKLSATVSLCRENSIPLEIISGGGSGTYTISSNFKLLTEIQAGGVIFTDVAYSKWGAETRPSLFLRSLVTSRPSPKRIITDTGWKTLPGWSVAPKPLGVDAVDSVSFSSEHGTIHLAEENTSLSPGDPLDYIVGYGDNTVFLHERLYGVRNGEVETIWEVKGRGKYT; this is encoded by the coding sequence ATGCAACTCAACCATTATGATACGCCTTGCCTGTGGGTTGACCTCGACATCATGGAGTCAAATATCCAGCACCTAGCCAGATACTTTAAGTCCCGAGGCTTGGAATGGCGGCCTCACACCAAGGGCATCAAGATTCCTGAAATCGCCAAGCTTGCGATCAATGCCGGAGCCTTTGGTGTCACTTGTGCCAAGTTGAGTGAGGCAGAGTTGATGACTGCAGCTGGAGTGAAAAACATCCTGATCGCCAATCAGGTCGTAGGAGAACAGAAGATCAAGCGGCTTTGTCAGCTTTCCAGAATCAATGAAATCATCGTGGCGGTCGACCACCTGGAAACCGTACAGTTGATGAATCAGATTGCTGAAAAGTTTGCTGTCACTCTGAATGTACTGCTAGAGATCAACACTGGAATGAACCGAGCGGGTCTGGATCCAGGTCAGCCTGTATTGGATTTTTACCAAGCAATCTGTGATTTGAAATTCATCCGAAACAGGGGCTTGATGGCTTGGGAAGGTCACACCACAACCATTGCAGATCCTGACGAAAAAGTACGTTCAATCTCTGCTTCTATGGAAAAACTGAGTGCGACCGTCTCTCTTTGCAGGGAGAATAGCATTCCCCTCGAAATCATCAGCGGTGGCGGCAGTGGGACCTACACCATCTCCTCCAACTTCAAGCTACTCACTGAAATTCAAGCTGGTGGGGTGATCTTCACGGATGTCGCCTACTCCAAGTGGGGCGCAGAGACTCGACCCTCGCTTTTTCTGAGAAGCCTTGTCACCAGTCGTCCTAGTCCCAAAAGAATCATCACAGACACGGGTTGGAAAACTCTTCCTGGCTGGTCAGTTGCTCCCAAACCACTCGGTGTGGATGCTGTGGACTCTGTCAGTTTTTCCTCTGAGCATGGAACGATTCATCTTGCCGAAGAAAACACTTCCTTAAGCCCGGGAGATCCGCTTGATTATATAGTGGGCTACGGTGACAACACCGTGTTCCTGCATGAACGTCTCTATGGTGTACGGAACGGAGAGGTTGAAACCATCTGGGAAGTCAAGGGAAGAGGGAAGTACACCTGA
- a CDS encoding 2OG-Fe(II) oxygenase: protein MEQWEQVPDQLAEQGWVVCENWLEGPVVSALAEEARQRWEAGRFRQASIGRRHQEQQVRIRGDQIDWWHPDQVTVAQQAYLYRSEELRELLNRHLYLSLITQEAHYALYPPQTCYQRHLDRFQDAPERTVSTVFYLNSDWHSEEGGQLRLHLVGSTQDLLPSWNRLVLFRSADIEHEVLPATRERLSITGWLRSRSALPIPVVHEVV from the coding sequence ATGGAGCAGTGGGAGCAAGTGCCCGACCAATTGGCGGAACAGGGCTGGGTGGTCTGTGAGAATTGGTTGGAAGGTCCAGTTGTATCGGCCTTGGCTGAGGAAGCCCGACAACGCTGGGAAGCTGGAAGATTCAGGCAGGCCAGCATCGGGCGAAGACACCAGGAGCAGCAGGTGCGGATTCGAGGAGATCAGATCGACTGGTGGCATCCGGATCAAGTCACCGTTGCTCAACAGGCCTATCTGTACCGCTCAGAAGAACTGCGGGAACTGCTCAATCGTCATCTATACCTGAGCCTCATCACGCAGGAAGCGCACTATGCACTCTACCCCCCACAAACCTGCTATCAACGACACCTGGATCGATTTCAGGACGCTCCAGAACGTACCGTTTCTACCGTTTTCTACCTCAATTCGGACTGGCATTCTGAAGAAGGAGGTCAGCTGCGTCTACACTTGGTGGGGAGCACTCAGGACCTGTTACCAAGCTGGAATCGATTGGTGCTTTTTCGCAGTGCAGACATTGAGCACGAGGTGCTACCAGCTACAAGGGAACGGCTGAGCATCACGGGCTGGTTACGTAGTCGCTCGGCGCTACCGATTCCTGTGGTGCATGAAGTTGTCTGA
- a CDS encoding CoA ester lyase has protein sequence MPQLRSILSVPGHSAKMQAKALQSTADLVMFDLEDSVVLAEKEAARQQIINTLQDLPGRHPRLALRCNGLETAWFYRDVIKILEAAVDRVSVLVIPKVESTGDVACFSRLLDGIERHTKAQQTIRLHACIESPAGLVQSEAIAVTSSRLEALVFGIADYSRAIGSPLVSLSGHGENEEAVYSGHRWHYVLSRLVAAAKSVGLQAIDAPYGNFRDITGLEQSATQARALGCDGKWAIHPKQLEVIQQVFSSTTAELELAQRILKAAQAAEKQGLGAVAVDGRMIDQATVQLARRVLGV, from the coding sequence ATGCCTCAACTCCGCTCCATTCTTTCGGTTCCTGGACACTCCGCCAAAATGCAGGCCAAGGCTCTCCAGAGTACTGCTGACCTGGTGATGTTTGACTTGGAAGACAGCGTCGTGCTTGCAGAGAAAGAAGCCGCCCGTCAGCAAATCATCAATACCCTGCAGGATCTACCAGGGCGCCATCCCCGTTTGGCCCTGCGCTGCAACGGATTAGAGACTGCCTGGTTCTATCGAGATGTGATTAAAATCTTGGAAGCTGCTGTGGATCGGGTTTCCGTCTTGGTTATCCCCAAGGTCGAAAGCACAGGTGATGTGGCTTGTTTCAGCCGCTTACTGGATGGAATCGAACGACACACCAAAGCTCAGCAGACTATTCGCTTGCATGCTTGCATCGAAAGCCCCGCAGGCTTGGTGCAGTCCGAAGCAATTGCCGTAACCTCCTCACGTCTAGAAGCTTTGGTCTTTGGAATTGCGGACTACTCTCGTGCTATTGGCAGTCCGTTGGTTTCGCTCTCAGGTCATGGGGAAAACGAAGAAGCAGTTTATTCGGGCCATCGCTGGCACTACGTCCTGAGTCGCCTGGTCGCCGCTGCCAAGTCAGTAGGCCTACAAGCGATTGATGCACCCTATGGCAACTTTCGAGATATCACTGGACTGGAACAGTCCGCCACCCAGGCACGGGCTTTGGGCTGTGATGGCAAGTGGGCCATTCATCCAAAACAACTGGAGGTGATTCAACAGGTATTTTCCTCCACCACGGCAGAGCTTGAACTGGCACAGAGGATTTTGAAGGCTGCACAGGCAGCGGAAAAGCAGGGATTGGGTGCTGTAGCAGTCGATGGTAGAATGATCGATCAAGCCACAGTACAGCTAGCTAGAAGGGTTTTAGGAGTATAG